TCACCTCATGATAAGGCTCCGGGATGCGATGAATATGAACCGTTCCGCTCTCGACCAAGTGATGTACGGCCGACTTCGGCAAAATGGTAATGCCGATCCCCGCTGCTACGCCCCCGATAATGGTCTCAAACGTACCGAACTCCATCACTTTTTTGGGAATCAAGCCCTCAACCTTCATCCAGGTCTCTAACCGTTCTCGATACCCGCACCCCTTTTTGTAGAGCAAAAGAGCTTTTCCTGTGATATCACTGGCAGTGAAGGAACTTTTTTTCGTTACTAACACCAGCTCCTCTTGAAACACTTGCTCCTGCTCGATCAAAGGATGGTTGATCGGCCCACTCACGAACGCTCCATCCAGCGCGAGATCCAATACCTTCTGCAGCAATTGCTCTGTCACGCCTGCCTTCAAGGAAATATCCACATGCGGATACTGGCTGCAATACGAGGATAGCAACCTTGGAAGGGCATTAATCGTCTCGACCATCCCGACCTCCAGCACTCCAGACGGCTCGGAAGCTCGATGGAAGTACTTTTGCATTTCTTCGAATTTGGCAATGATCTCCCGCGAATATTCAAGCAGGCGCTTCCCTTCTGTATTTAAGGTCATGCCTCGCTTGTTGCGATAAAACAAAGGTGTCCCCAGCTCTTTTTCGAGCAGCTTGATCCGTGCTGTCACATTCGACTGAACGTAGCTCAGCTCGGCTGCGGTCTTGCTCACGCTGCCCAATGTGGCGACCATCTGGAATATTTTCAAATCATTGATCTCCACGTTTCTCTCCCTCTTTTCATCTATCACTGAAAATGATACATAAAGTTATTATCAATCATTATACTAACATATTTCCATCCAGTATGATGTGGTAAGTCAACATCTAAGAGGAAGTTCAAAAAAAGGGAGAAATCGCATAATGAACAAGCAACTACTTTTGGGGTCTATTTTCTGCATGGTCGCCAGTATGTCATGGGGGGCGATGTTTCCGGTTGCGCACATCGCACTGCAAGAGATCGATCCATTTTACTTCTCATTTCTTCGCTATTTTTTCGTAACAGTCATTTTGTGCGGTTTGCTCTGGGCAAAAGAAGGCTTGTCTGCTTTTCGGTTTGAGGGGCGCGGGAAGTCTCTGCTGTTTTTTGGAACAATGGCGTTTACCGTCTACAATATGGGAGTATTTCTCGGGCAGGATTCGATGGGAGAGCCAGGCACGATTGCCGCATCCATTATGGAAGTGCTCATGCCGATGATCTCAATTGTACTTTTATCCATTACCACTAGAAAGCTGCCGCCGTACTATACCTTGGCGACGATTCTGGTTGCTTTGGTCGGCGCTGTCCTTGTGATTACCAATGGCAATCTTACCTTCTTTACTACAGCAAGTGAGCATTTGATCCCGTTGTTCTTCATTTTCATCGGCGTTGTGGGTTGGGTTGTCTACTCGATCGGCGGCGGGCGTTTTAACACGTGGTCTACACTTCGCTACTCCACGTTGACGTGTCTCTTGGGAACAGGAGTGAATTTCGTGATTGTCACGACTTCCTCACTCTTTCAATGGCTTCCGGTTCCTACCGTCGAAACGGTGATGTCCATCAAATACGAAATGGCATTCATGGTTCTTTTACCCGGCTTTGTAGCTCTTTTAAGCTGGAATGCAGGCATCAAGCTGCTCACTCCGCTCAACGGCATTTTGTTTATCAACCTGGTTCCGATCACGACCTTTGCTATGATGGCGTTTCAAGGTTATGAGATCAGCCGTTACGAATTGTGCGGCACCTTGCTCGTGATCCTGGCCCTGATCGGGAACAACCACTTCCAAAGAAAGCAACTGCCATACCGTTCAATCGCCAAGCAACAGCCAAGTGGAAGAAAAGTTCCGTCCATGTAGTCTAAAAAAGTAAGGATAGAAATTCAGGAAGCCCTGAATCTCTATCCTTTTTTATATCGATAGTCGCCGCTCCCCTTGCGTGACAAGCATACAATTTTAACAGAAGTGATCCGAATATTGTCCGACTAGTACCTTCGTCGTTTCAATCCAGAGCTTCCGTTGCAAAATCGTCGGACCCAGCCTTCTTTCCATAAACCGCAGCATAGGCTCGTTGTCATGCTCGACAAAACACATGCCAAAGGGAAACGTCGGCTGCGCGTGTTCAATGGTTTTCATCAAAAGCGTAATTCCTCTTGCCTGCTTCTGATACTTCTCCTGGACAAACATCGTTTTGTACAAAAGCAGATTACCGGCCATTCGCTGTACGATCACCCAGCCAATGACTTTCCCTTGATAGCGCAAGCCTGTACTGTATTCGGGATCGAATTTTCCTTCTTCAAAAAACGGAGACAACAGTGACGGGTACCATTGGCCTTCCCCTTGCTCAATTTCCAGTCGCTCTGCTGGCGTCAGGTCTTTCCAGGGAAAAAGGGTAAAACCTTCGGGGAGAGCCAGCCTCTGCACCCACTGGCATTCACCCAACCGCATCGAGCTGAGTGTGTACAAATAGGTTTTCACCTTCGGCAACTGCCAGTCTTCCCTGATCGCAATTTTGGAGAGCCATGGAAAATCTTGCGCTTTGATGAAGCCTGCAAACTGTCCATCGCTGATGCCTTGTTCTCTCATTTTTTGCTCAGCGTGCCACAACAACTTCATTCCTATTCCCCGCCGTTGATGCCCCTCTGCTACCACAAGCTCGATGATCTTGGCCTGTCCTTCGTTTACAGCGGATCGCCCCAACACGATGCCCGCAGGCTGATTGTTGTTAGAAGCCCCAAATCCCCAAACAGATGAGCCGTTGATCTGGTCCAGCCACTCCATGTGCTTGGGGTGCACCAACGATTTATACGCCCGTGCAGTGCTAGCAGTCAGTTCCTCTAGTTGCAATGTTCGTACCTCCTCGATGGACTTTGGCTTTCTCATTGCTTGGGTTTTACTGGTGCTGTTGCTGTACCTTGTATAAGGTTCCCGGCCTTATCCCTTATAAAGCCTGGTTCAAAGGAAACCTTGCTCTGTTCCGTGATGAGAGACCCGAACGTGTTGTAGAACGTATCCTGGAACGTTACGCGAATAGTGCTTCCTGACACCTGGAATCTGGCATACCCCGTCACTTCTCTCTTGTCGTCAAAATTCCCGGAAGGTGAGAATAACAACCGCAAATTCGGATTTGGGTCATTACGAAGTGGCTCTGACGCCGACAATGTATAGGTTGCTCCCTCTTCAGTAACGTCTGGGGACAATTGTGGGTTTGTAGCATCAAACCCGACACCGATCTCTTCTGTATCCAGCAAATCTTGGCCGCGATACAGCTTGAACACTGCATAAGAGTTGTCATCTTCTGTAACCGCTGGTTTGGCCTTAAACGTTACTCCATAATCTCCATGGGTCATCTCCAGTAAAGACTCGTCGACCTCAACGGTGATGTACTCCTTTTCGTTGATTACAAAACGATCCAACTGGTTGTCATAGTTGTACGAGAGAGGCTGGTTTTTTACAGATACCTCCAGATATTCGCTCAATGCCCTTTTGTCCATTGCCGGCTCCCATTTGTCGCCAATCGTAACTTGACGGGTCTGGGTCGGAGCAATCGGTAGCTCGATCTTTGCATCCGGCAAACGATCTACTCGTGGATTGTTGAACAACATTTGTGCTTTTTCTACATAGGACATCCAGTGTGTTTTTTCTGGACCTTCACGCAGAAGCTCGACCTTGGAATAGGCTGCATCGATCATTTCCTGCGTGACCTTGGGCCTTAGTTCGATCATATCATTCGTTGTAAAAAGTCCCTCAACTGCTCGCTTCACTTCCTCCGGGAGATTATTCCCTAGATCAAATAGCTCCTGTGCTTTTTGGATGTCTGCCAACAGCAATACCTTTGCCTCCGAACCATCCTTTAGCTTATCTACCTTTGCCTTCGCTGCATCGATTGTGCTTTGTGTCACTTCCGGTTTTAGCGCAGTATGGTTTTCATCGGTGAACAGGTCACGAACGGCTTTTTTGGCTTCAACTAGCAGCAAGTCGTCATATTGGTCCTGTGCCTTCTCGATATCGGCAAGCAGACCAGGCTTTTCCTGCACGCTATTATCCAGACCTTCGACCAGCTTCTTGGCATCATCGATCTGTTTCTGGGTCGTTCCTTCCCGCAGCTCCTCTTTCTTCCCATCCGTAAACAGCTCTTCGACAGCTCTCTTCGCTTTTAGCAGAGCCGGGATCGGTGGAGGATCGCTTGGGGATGGAATCACAATGACGGGGTCTCTGAAACGGATGGAAAAACTGTCACTTGTGACATCTTTCTGTGCGCGCTTGATGTTTCGCTTGTCGATCGTGAAGCTGACCTCTTTCACAGTGTCCGCGACTGTATGCTTTCTGGCTTGTCCCGTAAACCAAATCGTGAGCTCGTCGTCGCTCTCTTGTTTGACCTCAATATCCAGTCCGTCAGGCAGATTATGTATTTCGATATCATCGGCAGAAAGTTCACCAAGGAACTTGCCATTAGACAGCTTGATCGTTTGTTTTGCCGTGATGCTGCCATCATTTGCTCCTGCCTCTTCTATCACCGTCTCGCTAACGGAAAGCGCGGGCAAATCAGGCAACTCGGCTCCATCTACGGCGATCTCAAAGACGGCTTCTGCATCGTCCATTTTTGCCGTAATTTCTACCAATCCTTCGTTTTTGGCTGTTACCTTGCCCTCGATGTTGACGAAGGCAATTCGTCTATTGCTAGAGCTCCACAGCAGCTCCCGTCCAGTAACGATGCGATCATTTTCATCGAATGCAACGGCGATTAGCATCAACGATTTATCTGTATGATCTTTGGTAGATAGCTGGGCATCCTCTGCGACCGTTACCAGCTCGATCCGCTCTGCTTTTGTCCCTCTTTCGGCAATGACGAATGGTTCAAATTCCTCTTCTTCACCGTCATACTGCAAGCGCAGGGAAACCGTCTGTTCTTTTTTCGCGGCACGAATCGGTGAAAAACTGAGCAATACAAGCTGCTCTTTCTCTAGCCAAATAAAGTTTTTGATTTTGATCCGTGTAGGATTTCGATCATCTATGGCGGCCGTCAAACGGAAATTCTTTGCAGCAGGTGCCTTGTCTGGAGCATTCTCCAATCGATAGGCAATAAATCCATTCGTCGCTATGTGCCCCTCTGACTCTAGCAAGGACTCCTTTGACTGGTTATCTTCTTCTACTGCTTCCTCTGAAGCCTCTCGGACTTCCTCATCCATTTGCTCTTCTGTTACTGATGCGCTGGCTGTCCCGATTGTCTGGATTTCTTTAATCGGATAGGAAACCGCTGCATAGGCATTGCCGACAAAAGAAAGCAAAAAACCCGTGGATACAACCGCTGTTAGGATTGTTTTGGCTTTTGGCTGCTGTTTGCCCATATGTAAATACCCCCTCTTTTTCTTTTGTATGACAAAATCATGCAAACTAATGCTATCAGAGGAGGAAATGAAAAAAACCTAACAAAAGTTAGGTTTTTTGACGTTCTTTTTTAGACGAGTAACAGATCGACAAAAGATGCTTGATCCAGCTTTCCGAAAAACTCCTGAAGATTGATGTCGGCGAGTCGCTCACTGATGGACGAGCGATCGTACGGCGTATCTCGCAACACCGCTTCAAGCTCCGCTACATCACGTACACCGAAGAAATCTCCGTATATCTTTACTTCTTTCATTTTGCCTTTTTCAATATCAAGCTGGATCTCCACGGTGCCGATATCGAAACGTTTCGATTGACGGTAATTGCTTTTCGGTGACTTGCCGTAGTTCCACTCCCAAGTCTGGTAACGGGAACGGGAAAGCTCGTGAATGTTCTCCCAATCCTTTTCACTCAGCTTGTATTCTTCGATCTCCCCTTCTCCAAAAATCGAACGGAGAATCGCCAGACGGAACTCTTCAATAGTCATCTTCGTCTCCAAAAACTCCGAGATGTTAGCGACACGGCTGCGAATCGATTTGATCCCTTTGGACTGGATCTTCTCTGCGTTTACCCTCAGCGCAGATACGACATTTTCCATCTCCGAATCAAAAAGGAGCGTGCCGTGGCTGAACATGCGTCCTTTGGTCGAATACTGCGCGTTGCCAGAAATTTTCCGTTCCCCGACCTGTATGTCATTTCGTCCTGTCAGCTCTGCTTCTACCCCTAATGTTTTCAAGGCTTGTACCACAGGCGCCGTGAATTTGCGAAAATTGTGGAAGGACTCACCGTCATCATTCGTAATAAAGCTGAAGTTGAGATTGCCCAGATCGTGATAAACAGCGCCGCCTCCAGACAGTCTCCGAACGACATGAATATGATTTTCCTCTACATAAGTTGCATTAATCTCCTCAATAGTGTTTTGGTTTTTTCCGATAATAATAGAAGGTTCATTGATATAAAACAGCAAGTAGTCGTCACTATTGGGCAAATGCTTCAGGGCGTACTCCTCAATCGCCAAATTGATGCGGGGATCTGTAATCCCTTGATTATCGATGAATTTCATGAGATAGCCTCCATCCGTAAACGTTCTATCTTCCTAATCATACCATTTCCTGCTTGTCTGTACTGTTTTCGAATCTGCTCATGTTAAGAAGCATTGTTTCCTAATCTAATATTTTTTGTTGATTTACTGAAAATCCTCTATAAATACGTTTCCATATTGTCGATAATTGACGTAATCTAGGGGCAATCATCTTGGTGTTTTCTTTTTTAGATAAAATACTATGGATCAACGAGGTGTTCTTTATGAAAACAGCCAAGTTCTCCCGTTCAAGATCTCTGCGAACCAAGCTCGTCCTGCTATGTCTCCTGCTATTGGCGCTTCCTTGCCTTAACATCGGAATTCAGGGCTATTATTCTGCGAGCTACAGCTTGGACGACTTGGGCAGCCGCATCTTAAAAAACAACGTGAATTTGACGATTGAAATGATTGATGTTCTCCAGAAACAGGTCGAAGCTGGAAAAATCAGCAAAGAAGATGCACAAGAGCAAGTAAAGCTTCACATCCTCGGCCCCAAGCAGTCGGATGGAACCCGCTCGATTAACAAAAATGTCGATTCCGGTGCCAGTGGATACATGTTCGTTCTGGATGAGAAAGGTGTCATGCTCGCCTCTCCTACCATTGAGGGGAAGAATCAGTGGGATGCAAAAGATCCTGACGGTATCTTTTTTACCCAAGAAATGATTAAGCGCGGTCAGGAAGGCGGCGGCTTTACATACTATCAGTGGTCAAAGCCAGCGGAGCCAGATATTCTCTATCCGAAAATCGCCTATTCCAAGCTAGACCCTCACTGGGGATGGATCGTTAGCGCAAGCAGCTACATGGAAGACTTCAATGCCGCTGCTGAAGGTGTACTGTCTGATTTAATGATCGTGCTGGGAATCTCCTTGATCGTCGGATTCGTCGTCTCGTGGTATGCCTCCGGGTTCATTTCCAGACCTATTGCCCTGGTTGCCGAGCGCGTGAAAGAAATTGCCGGTGGTGATCTGTCCGGGAAAGACATCGTCGTAAAAAACCGTGATGAAATCGGACAATTGGTCCATGACGTGACCCATATGACAGAGAATTTGCGCGAGCTCATCTCTCGTGTCCGCACCAGCTCTCTGCATGTCGCTTCTACCTCTGAGGAGTTGACGGCGAGTGCAGAACAGACGAGTAAGGCAACCGAGCAAATTGCCGTCACGATGCAAGAGATCGCCGTTGGAGCAGAAGATCAGTCCAAAACGATCGATGGAACGGTCAAGACGATCAACGACATGTCCTCGAGTTTGCAACAAATTGCGTCCAGTTCCGAACAAGTCTCTTTGACAGTCGATACAACGAACATGCTGGTCTCAAACGGCAATGAAGCAATTGTCGGTGCCATCGCTCAAATGAATTCCATCAACACAACTGTCCAAGAGCTGGCAGAATCAATCAAAATGCTTGGTCACCGCTCTTCGGAGATCAGCAATATTGTCGAGGTCATCACCTCGATTGCCGAACAAACGAACCTGTTGGCGCTAAATGCTGCAATCGAAGCGGCCCGTGCTGGAGAGCATGGACGTGGATTTGCTGTCGTCGCCAATGAAGTACGTATCTTGGCTGAGCAATCAGCAAAATCTACCCAGCAGATTAAAGACCTCATTAGCGCGATTCAGGTCGATACAAACAAAGCCGTATACGTAATGCAGACGACGACTTCTGAGGTTTCGGCTGGAATCGAAGTCGTACATGAAGCCAGCAAGGCCTTCCAGGAAATTTTGTCTGGAACGACAGAAGTAGCACGTCAGATTCAGCAAGTTACCACTGCCACTCATCACATGACAACCGGAGCAGAACAAGCCGTCCATTCCATTGAAGCGATTGCCACGACTGCGGAGACAACGGCTTTCGGAACACAGAACATTTCCGCTGCCGCTGAACAGCAATTAGCCTCTATGGAGGAAATTTCGTCCTCTGCTGCTTCCTTGTCAAAAATGGCGGACGAGCTGCATGAATCGATTCAACAGTTTAAGGTGTAACCATAAACACTCAAACGAAAAAAGGCTGCGTTTGCTAGTCACCTTTGACCTCGCAAACGCAGCCTTTTCCTCTCCCTATCAGCCTATTTAAACTCGAGGCGGTTGCTCTGCTTCCCACGTAATCGAAATCGTCGTCCCCTGCCCGACAGCTGTTTTCACTTCGATTGAACCACCAAACGCTTCCACCAATGCTTTTGTAATGACCATCCCAAGTCCAGAGCCTTCCGTCCGAGACTCGGTGTCTGTGCCACGATAATACCTCTCGAAAAGCCGATCTGCTGTTTCTTCATCCATCCCGCTACCATTGTCGCTAAAAATGAGTAAAGCTGTAGCTGGCTCGAGTGCCTGTACGCTGATGGACACAATCGTACCGCTCTCGTTGTGAATCAAGGCATTGGCAACCAGATTATCCACGATACGCTGAAACCAAGGCTTGTAGACGAGCATGTAAACAGGTTCGACAGAGGGGGTAAACCGGATGCAGCCTTCCGGGTACAATGGATGTTTTGCTGCTTCCGTAATGGCATTAGCTGTGCAAACATTCAAGTCAACGAGCTCGACTGTAGGGGCACCTTGTCCGTTCCGCAATCGATACGTCAGCGCCAAATCGTTAATCAAGTCTTCCATATACGCTGACTTGTCCAAAATAATGTTGGCGAAAGCATGTACTTCTTCTGTCGTCCACGTATACTCGGCATTTCCTAACAGATGCGCGTACCCTTTGACAGAGGAAAGCGGCGTTTTCAGATCATGGGAAACGCCTGCGATCCACTCATTTCTCAATTGCTCCGTTTCTTGGCGAAGCTTTTCGTTGCGGTAAAGCGTTTGCGACAAGGAGTCCATCGAATCGATTACATCTTGGTAGATACGGTATTTTCGCTTTCTCTTCCCTCGCTTGTCTTGGCTGAGCGGAACACCTTCCGCATTGGCAGGCTCCTCGTACTTTCCTCCACGCAAAAAGGTCAGCCACCTTAATACGTGAACAATCGGTGCACCAAATCGCTGTCCGAACAAGTAGGACACAATCCCGAAGACGAGCATCGCCGACAAGAGCAACATGCCCATCCCGATAAAAAGGGCCTTACTTTCCGGTGTCAAAAGCGGCTCTTCCCCAGGAGTCGTTCCTGGCAACGGATAACTGAGTACCCATGTTTGGCCGCTTTTTTGATCATAATGCGATACGATTGTTGCTCCGTAGCGATCCGGGTATACCGAGCGCAGCGCTAGTTCTTCCACGGTGAAATCCTTGATCGCTTTTGCAGGCTTATTAAAGGAAGCCAGCTCTGCTCCTTTCGGGTCCAAGAGCTGCACCCAACCCGCTTTACTCTTCAATTGATTTTGGATACTTGGCGGAAGCATGATCTCGCTATTTTTATGATCAGCCTCCTTAATCACCTGTTGCAAGAAATCGTGATCGCGGTTCGTCATGCCATACAACAAGGTGTGTACCACGCCATCTTTTTCCTGTATCCATAACGATAGCTGATAGGGAAACGGGCTTTTACGGAGCCAATAAGCCGTTAATTGGCCAGGACCGTAGTAGCTGGGTACGTCAGGCGGGGTAAAGAAAGAGTCGGTGACATAGCCCTTTTCATCAATCCGCTGAAGCCACCCACCGCTATCTCGCACCTCCTCCAGCAGCTCCGGGTCAAAGCGGACATCCTCTCCCTCTACTTCTATGGTCTGGATCAGCCGCTGCAAGCCGACACTCTCAAATTGACGTGAGGACTGCACTTTTGACATTTCTTCAAGTGTCCAATATAACGTAAACCCGGCTAGCACAAAGAGAATGAGGCCAACCAGCACCAACCACATGACCAGATGGAGGGCGATTCTGCTCTTAATATTCATAAGGAAGGCCCTTTTTCACCAATTTGTACCCGAGTCCCCTGACGTTCACCAAGAACTCTGGCTGCGCTGGATCAGGCTCGATGCGCTCCCGAATCCGGTGGATATGTACCATGATGGTGTTGTCGTCACGTAAGCTATTCACACCCCATACTCGTTCGTACAGCTCGCTTTTCGAAAATATTCGATTCGGATTTTTGCACAAAAATAGCAAGAGTTGAAAAACAAGGGACGGACAAGGAACGGTTTTTCCCTCCACATAGAGCTCCCCTGCAGCTTCATAGACTTGAAAACGTCCAAAATCATAGACCCCCTGAACGGGTGCAATCGGGACAACCGAGTCCGGTTTACGCGTACGACGGAGCAACGCCTTGATGCGCGCGACGATTTCCATCGGGTTAAACGGCTTCGTCACGTAATCATCCCCGCCAACGGCAAATCCGGTTAGCTTGTCAAAATCGGTATCTCTCGCACTCAAGAATAAAATCGGCGCATCCGTTAGACGGCGGATGAATGGACAAGCTTCTGTGCCGCTCATGTTCGGAAGCGTTACGTCCAGGACGATCAGGTCATAGCTTTTGCGTTCGCATGCACAGAGCGCCTCCTCCGATGTTTTCACCTTGTCGATCGAGTGGAATCCTTCTTTGTGCAGTACGGTCTCAAGCAATTGGAGAATAGCTTGCTCATCGTCTACGAGAAGGATAGCTGCATCTTTCACGATCACTTCGCTCCTTTTGCGCTTTTGCGTTATCCTCCATTTTATCATGCGTAGTGTCGGCACGCGTCCGCAACAACCTTAACGGAATCATAATTTTGCCGCGACAGATTTAAGTATCCTGTAAGCCAGCGTTTCATATCTGATAAGAGTGGCTTTCTATAATGAAACTAGCGCGAAGAACAGGATAGGAGTGGCGACATGAAAAAAGTTTGGATTTCACTCGGTGTAGGAGCGATTCTTTTGACAGGATGTGCTGCGCAATCAGAAGCAACCGCAATCCCCTCTACTACTGAATCCCCTACAAAGAAAGAAGAAGGTGGAAAGACGATGACGGTTCAAGCGGAATCTATTGTGCAAGCTCTCCTTCACGGAAAAATAGAGGAGGTCTATGAGCAAACAAGCCCGTCATTCAAACAGCAGGTTTCAAAAGCGCAGTTTGTAGAAGGGTATACTGCTTTTAGCGCGGGGTTGAAGTCGTGGAATCACCATTCCCACACGTCCGTAAACGGCAGCTATTATGGCACCTGGGTGGATCAGGACGCCAAACGGGGCCTTGTCCTTACGATGGATGAAAAAGGGATCATCACAGGCGTTTTATTAAAGCCGCTGCAAAGCTACCCCGACACCGACAATGCTTTGACAAAGCTGGCGTACAGTGCACCGTTTACAGGTGAGTGGTATGTGTTCTGGGGAGGTCAGAATGTCCTTTCGAATTATCACTACGAG
This genomic stretch from Brevibacillus brevis harbors:
- a CDS encoding response regulator transcription factor, whose amino-acid sequence is MKDAAILLVDDEQAILQLLETVLHKEGFHSIDKVKTSEEALCACERKSYDLIVLDVTLPNMSGTEACPFIRRLTDAPILFLSARDTDFDKLTGFAVGGDDYVTKPFNPMEIVARIKALLRRTRKPDSVVPIAPVQGVYDFGRFQVYEAAGELYVEGKTVPCPSLVFQLLLFLCKNPNRIFSKSELYERVWGVNSLRDDNTIMVHIHRIRERIEPDPAQPEFLVNVRGLGYKLVKKGLPYEY
- a CDS encoding GNAT family N-acetyltransferase — translated: MQLEELTASTARAYKSLVHPKHMEWLDQINGSSVWGFGASNNNQPAGIVLGRSAVNEGQAKIIELVVAEGHQRRGIGMKLLWHAEQKMREQGISDGQFAGFIKAQDFPWLSKIAIREDWQLPKVKTYLYTLSSMRLGECQWVQRLALPEGFTLFPWKDLTPAERLEIEQGEGQWYPSLLSPFFEEGKFDPEYSTGLRYQGKVIGWVIVQRMAGNLLLYKTMFVQEKYQKQARGITLLMKTIEHAQPTFPFGMCFVEHDNEPMLRFMERRLGPTILQRKLWIETTKVLVGQYSDHFC
- a CDS encoding DMT family transporter — protein: MNKQLLLGSIFCMVASMSWGAMFPVAHIALQEIDPFYFSFLRYFFVTVILCGLLWAKEGLSAFRFEGRGKSLLFFGTMAFTVYNMGVFLGQDSMGEPGTIAASIMEVLMPMISIVLLSITTRKLPPYYTLATILVALVGAVLVITNGNLTFFTTASEHLIPLFFIFIGVVGWVVYSIGGGRFNTWSTLRYSTLTCLLGTGVNFVIVTTSSLFQWLPVPTVETVMSIKYEMAFMVLLPGFVALLSWNAGIKLLTPLNGILFINLVPITTFAMMAFQGYEISRYELCGTLLVILALIGNNHFQRKQLPYRSIAKQQPSGRKVPSM
- a CDS encoding sensor histidine kinase codes for the protein MNIKSRIALHLVMWLVLVGLILFVLAGFTLYWTLEEMSKVQSSRQFESVGLQRLIQTIEVEGEDVRFDPELLEEVRDSGGWLQRIDEKGYVTDSFFTPPDVPSYYGPGQLTAYWLRKSPFPYQLSLWIQEKDGVVHTLLYGMTNRDHDFLQQVIKEADHKNSEIMLPPSIQNQLKSKAGWVQLLDPKGAELASFNKPAKAIKDFTVEELALRSVYPDRYGATIVSHYDQKSGQTWVLSYPLPGTTPGEEPLLTPESKALFIGMGMLLLSAMLVFGIVSYLFGQRFGAPIVHVLRWLTFLRGGKYEEPANAEGVPLSQDKRGKRKRKYRIYQDVIDSMDSLSQTLYRNEKLRQETEQLRNEWIAGVSHDLKTPLSSVKGYAHLLGNAEYTWTTEEVHAFANIILDKSAYMEDLINDLALTYRLRNGQGAPTVELVDLNVCTANAITEAAKHPLYPEGCIRFTPSVEPVYMLVYKPWFQRIVDNLVANALIHNESGTIVSISVQALEPATALLIFSDNGSGMDEETADRLFERYYRGTDTESRTEGSGLGMVITKALVEAFGGSIEVKTAVGQGTTISITWEAEQPPRV
- a CDS encoding methyl-accepting chemotaxis protein, whose product is MKTAKFSRSRSLRTKLVLLCLLLLALPCLNIGIQGYYSASYSLDDLGSRILKNNVNLTIEMIDVLQKQVEAGKISKEDAQEQVKLHILGPKQSDGTRSINKNVDSGASGYMFVLDEKGVMLASPTIEGKNQWDAKDPDGIFFTQEMIKRGQEGGGFTYYQWSKPAEPDILYPKIAYSKLDPHWGWIVSASSYMEDFNAAAEGVLSDLMIVLGISLIVGFVVSWYASGFISRPIALVAERVKEIAGGDLSGKDIVVKNRDEIGQLVHDVTHMTENLRELISRVRTSSLHVASTSEELTASAEQTSKATEQIAVTMQEIAVGAEDQSKTIDGTVKTINDMSSSLQQIASSSEQVSLTVDTTNMLVSNGNEAIVGAIAQMNSINTTVQELAESIKMLGHRSSEISNIVEVITSIAEQTNLLALNAAIEAARAGEHGRGFAVVANEVRILAEQSAKSTQQIKDLISAIQVDTNKAVYVMQTTTSEVSAGIEVVHEASKAFQEILSGTTEVARQIQQVTTATHHMTTGAEQAVHSIEAIATTAETTAFGTQNISAAAEQQLASMEEISSSAASLSKMADELHESIQQFKV
- a CDS encoding toxin Cry1Ac domain D-VI-related protein, which gives rise to MGKQQPKAKTILTAVVSTGFLLSFVGNAYAAVSYPIKEIQTIGTASASVTEEQMDEEVREASEEAVEEDNQSKESLLESEGHIATNGFIAYRLENAPDKAPAAKNFRLTAAIDDRNPTRIKIKNFIWLEKEQLVLLSFSPIRAAKKEQTVSLRLQYDGEEEEFEPFVIAERGTKAERIELVTVAEDAQLSTKDHTDKSLMLIAVAFDENDRIVTGRELLWSSSNRRIAFVNIEGKVTAKNEGLVEITAKMDDAEAVFEIAVDGAELPDLPALSVSETVIEEAGANDGSITAKQTIKLSNGKFLGELSADDIEIHNLPDGLDIEVKQESDDELTIWFTGQARKHTVADTVKEVSFTIDKRNIKRAQKDVTSDSFSIRFRDPVIVIPSPSDPPPIPALLKAKRAVEELFTDGKKEELREGTTQKQIDDAKKLVEGLDNSVQEKPGLLADIEKAQDQYDDLLLVEAKKAVRDLFTDENHTALKPEVTQSTIDAAKAKVDKLKDGSEAKVLLLADIQKAQELFDLGNNLPEEVKRAVEGLFTTNDMIELRPKVTQEMIDAAYSKVELLREGPEKTHWMSYVEKAQMLFNNPRVDRLPDAKIELPIAPTQTRQVTIGDKWEPAMDKRALSEYLEVSVKNQPLSYNYDNQLDRFVINEKEYITVEVDESLLEMTHGDYGVTFKAKPAVTEDDNSYAVFKLYRGQDLLDTEEIGVGFDATNPQLSPDVTEEGATYTLSASEPLRNDPNPNLRLLFSPSGNFDDKREVTGYARFQVSGSTIRVTFQDTFYNTFGSLITEQSKVSFEPGFIRDKAGNLIQGTATAPVKPKQ
- a CDS encoding lipoate--protein ligase, whose product is MKFIDNQGITDPRINLAIEEYALKHLPNSDDYLLFYINEPSIIIGKNQNTIEEINATYVEENHIHVVRRLSGGGAVYHDLGNLNFSFITNDDGESFHNFRKFTAPVVQALKTLGVEAELTGRNDIQVGERKISGNAQYSTKGRMFSHGTLLFDSEMENVVSALRVNAEKIQSKGIKSIRSRVANISEFLETKMTIEEFRLAILRSIFGEGEIEEYKLSEKDWENIHELSRSRYQTWEWNYGKSPKSNYRQSKRFDIGTVEIQLDIEKGKMKEVKIYGDFFGVRDVAELEAVLRDTPYDRSSISERLADINLQEFFGKLDQASFVDLLLV
- a CDS encoding LysR family transcriptional regulator encodes the protein MEINDLKIFQMVATLGSVSKTAAELSYVQSNVTARIKLLEKELGTPLFYRNKRGMTLNTEGKRLLEYSREIIAKFEEMQKYFHRASEPSGVLEVGMVETINALPRLLSSYCSQYPHVDISLKAGVTEQLLQKVLDLALDGAFVSGPINHPLIEQEQVFQEELVLVTKKSSFTASDITGKALLLYKKGCGYRERLETWMKVEGLIPKKVMEFGTFETIIGGVAAGIGITILPKSAVHHLVESGTVHIHRIPEPYHEVTTVFIRRKDSFVTNTMQAFLNEIRLQKTKA